Proteins from one Thermococcus sp. M36 genomic window:
- a CDS encoding isoprenylcysteine carboxylmethyltransferase family protein, producing MGWLYATLFGIWLVLDGYIFLEIKKIYEKGETLSTNVVIAVWASYILHFVLILWASLKGLWLMPINTTVALVGGFMVIVVGFTIMLLGVLEFRSFKRMSGLNTSKLVTTGIYRYSRNPQNLGLFLIFLGISLRGRSLLALLLTAVFVIGFHAYVVELEEPYLERIFGEEYRRYKERTPRYLGLPR from the coding sequence ATGGGCTGGCTTTATGCGACTCTCTTTGGTATCTGGCTGGTGCTGGATGGATATATATTTTTGGAGATAAAGAAAATCTACGAGAAAGGGGAAACTCTATCCACCAATGTCGTCATCGCAGTATGGGCATCATATATACTCCATTTCGTCCTGATACTGTGGGCATCGCTGAAGGGGCTCTGGCTGATGCCCATTAACACAACGGTTGCCTTGGTTGGGGGTTTTATGGTTATTGTCGTGGGGTTCACAATAATGCTCCTTGGCGTGCTGGAGTTTCGTTCATTTAAAAGAATGTCCGGATTGAACACATCAAAGCTCGTCACCACAGGCATATATCGCTACAGCAGGAATCCCCAAAATCTGGGGCTGTTCTTAATTTTCCTGGGAATATCGCTCAGGGGCCGATCTCTCCTCGCGCTCCTACTCACGGCAGTGTTCGTCATCGGATTCCATGCGTATGTGGTTGAGCTTGAGGAGCCGTATCTTGAGCGTATTTTCGGAGAAGAATATCGGAGGTATAAAGAGAGAACTCCGAGGTATCTTGGGCTTCCGAGGTGA
- a CDS encoding heavy metal translocating P-type ATPase, whose translation MPKKLKLEGLDCASCAYEIEEALKKEGFEFAVVNFATKEAVIEGDVEKAKEIIKKVEPDVEVIEEDGHGHGHDHGHGHSHGHGEGDFRKTVYQIGISLALFAIGIIMRYYYGIDDAFVFGIFLVSYFISGWKVLRSAVVNSLRGNVFDENFLIAIATIGAFLIREYPEGVAVMLFYVVGEFFQDMAVDRSRRSIKALLALKAEYANLLRNGEVVRVKPEELKVGDIILIKPGERVPVDGVIIEGISTVDTSALTGESVPRTVKEGEEILSGMVNLSGVLKVKVTKELSESTISRILELVENASARKAKTEKFITRFAHYYTPAVVGIAALIAIVPPLVTGDPFTPWIYRALVILVISCPCALVLSIPLGYFGGIGRSAKEGILVKGSNYLDALKDASIVAFDKTGTLTKGVFKVTKVETRNGFSEDEIIRFAALAEAHSNHPIAKAIRDAYGKEINEAEIKEYEEIAGHGVRAKIDGVEVMVGNDRLLHRFNIEHDTCRVKGTVAHVVINGRYSGYIIISDEIKEDAPVAVKELKRLGVKKVVMVTGDNKEVAEEIARQIGLDGFYAELLPEDKVRVIEELEKEAQGKVVFVGDGINDAPVLARADVGVAMGALGSDAAIETADVVIMDDKPSKLPKGIKIARKTQRIVWQNIVFALGVKVAFISLGILGEATMWEAVFADVGVALIAVFNAMRILR comes from the coding sequence ATGCCCAAGAAGCTCAAGCTTGAGGGCCTCGACTGCGCGAGCTGCGCCTACGAGATAGAGGAGGCCCTGAAGAAAGAGGGCTTCGAGTTCGCTGTTGTGAACTTCGCCACGAAGGAGGCGGTTATAGAGGGCGACGTTGAGAAGGCCAAGGAGATAATCAAGAAGGTCGAGCCGGACGTTGAGGTCATCGAAGAGGATGGACACGGACATGGCCACGACCACGGGCACGGACACAGCCATGGGCACGGCGAGGGGGACTTCAGGAAAACGGTGTACCAAATCGGGATTTCCCTGGCCCTCTTCGCAATAGGCATAATAATGCGCTACTACTACGGCATAGACGATGCGTTCGTCTTCGGCATCTTCCTCGTGAGCTACTTCATCTCCGGCTGGAAGGTGCTTAGAAGCGCAGTGGTCAACTCCCTCCGCGGCAACGTCTTCGACGAGAACTTCCTGATAGCGATCGCTACCATAGGTGCGTTCCTCATCAGGGAGTACCCAGAGGGAGTGGCGGTCATGCTCTTCTACGTCGTCGGAGAGTTCTTCCAGGACATGGCCGTTGACAGGTCAAGGCGCTCGATAAAGGCCCTTCTGGCCCTCAAGGCGGAGTACGCGAACCTGCTCAGGAACGGCGAGGTCGTCAGGGTGAAGCCGGAGGAGCTGAAAGTCGGGGACATTATCCTCATCAAGCCCGGCGAGAGGGTCCCGGTTGACGGAGTGATAATCGAAGGGATCTCAACCGTTGACACCTCCGCCCTGACCGGCGAGAGCGTTCCGAGGACAGTGAAGGAAGGGGAGGAGATCCTTTCCGGCATGGTCAACCTCTCCGGCGTCCTCAAAGTGAAGGTCACCAAGGAGCTGAGCGAGTCCACCATCTCACGCATCCTTGAGCTCGTCGAGAACGCCAGCGCGAGGAAGGCCAAGACGGAGAAGTTCATAACGCGCTTCGCCCACTACTACACCCCCGCGGTTGTCGGCATAGCGGCACTCATAGCCATAGTCCCGCCGCTGGTAACCGGCGACCCCTTTACCCCCTGGATATACAGGGCGCTGGTGATACTCGTCATCTCGTGCCCATGTGCGCTCGTACTCTCAATCCCGCTCGGCTACTTCGGCGGCATTGGTCGGTCCGCCAAGGAGGGGATACTCGTCAAGGGCTCCAACTACCTCGATGCCCTCAAGGACGCGAGCATAGTGGCCTTTGACAAGACCGGCACGCTCACCAAGGGCGTCTTCAAGGTTACCAAGGTGGAAACCCGGAACGGCTTCAGCGAGGACGAGATAATAAGGTTCGCGGCGCTGGCCGAGGCCCATTCGAACCACCCGATTGCCAAGGCCATAAGGGACGCCTACGGCAAGGAGATCAACGAAGCGGAGATAAAGGAGTACGAGGAGATAGCCGGCCACGGCGTCAGGGCGAAGATAGACGGTGTCGAGGTCATGGTCGGAAACGACAGGCTCCTCCACAGGTTCAACATCGAGCACGACACCTGCCGCGTTAAGGGCACCGTTGCCCATGTGGTCATAAACGGCAGGTACTCGGGTTACATAATAATCTCCGATGAAATAAAAGAGGACGCGCCCGTTGCGGTTAAGGAGCTCAAGCGCCTCGGCGTTAAGAAGGTTGTCATGGTCACGGGAGATAACAAAGAGGTCGCGGAGGAGATAGCGAGGCAGATAGGACTCGACGGCTTCTATGCGGAGCTGTTGCCGGAGGACAAGGTAAGGGTCATCGAGGAGCTTGAGAAGGAGGCCCAAGGAAAGGTCGTCTTCGTCGGCGACGGCATAAACGATGCTCCCGTCTTGGCCAGGGCGGACGTTGGCGTTGCGATGGGCGCGCTCGGAAGCGATGCGGCGATAGAGACCGCCGACGTGGTTATAATGGACGACAAGCCATCCAAGCTGCCGAAGGGGATAAAGATCGCGAGGAAGACGCAGAGAATCGTCTGGCAGAACATAGTCTTCGCCCTCGGCGTCAAGGTGGCCTTCATAAGCCTTGGAATCCTCGGGGAGGCGACGATGTGGGAGGCAGTCTTTGCAGACGTTGGCGTCGCCCTCATAGCGGTCTTCAACGCGATGAGAATACTGAGGTGA
- a CDS encoding helix-turn-helix transcriptional regulator → MTEVCKVYEEHLDKVLEAQSKLPEEETILEMADFFDALGNPTRLKILLALMEAGELCTCDLSAITKLSVSAISHQLRILKDRKIVAYRKDGKNVFYRLDDEHIKEMLRTAMVHLSEVR, encoded by the coding sequence ATGACCGAAGTCTGTAAGGTGTATGAAGAACACCTTGACAAGGTGCTTGAGGCACAGTCAAAGCTCCCCGAAGAGGAGACCATACTTGAAATGGCGGACTTCTTCGACGCCCTCGGCAACCCGACGAGACTTAAAATCCTGCTCGCGCTCATGGAAGCCGGAGAGCTCTGCACCTGCGACCTCTCGGCGATAACCAAGCTTTCCGTCTCGGCAATCTCCCACCAGCTCCGCATTCTCAAGGACAGGAAAATCGTGGCCTACCGCAAGGACGGCAAGAACGTCTTCTACCGCCTCGACGACGAGCACATCAAGGAGATGTTGAGAACCGCAATGGTGCACCTCTCGGAGGTGAGGTAA
- a CDS encoding N-acetyltransferase translates to MKAIVSPSKGTPEEAKHFARLMRLSAPEYFPALLGPKFAEVFEKLFMEKKNLFSHEHVVFARFEGKIAGMLLSYDWRSKKKEETRTGWLMMKTLGFDFLKQLLAFISSISGSGRLGEGDYYISNIAVYQEFRGKKIGKALMLEAERLARESEAKRLALDVERDNEIAIAVYKKLGYTIEREHEIELGRKKYEFYRMVKPT, encoded by the coding sequence ATGAAAGCCATCGTATCCCCCTCAAAGGGAACGCCCGAGGAAGCGAAGCACTTCGCCAGGCTGATGAGACTTTCCGCGCCCGAATACTTCCCGGCTTTACTCGGTCCAAAGTTCGCGGAGGTGTTTGAGAAGCTTTTCATGGAGAAGAAAAACCTCTTCAGCCACGAGCACGTCGTTTTTGCGAGGTTTGAGGGGAAGATCGCCGGTATGCTGCTGAGCTACGACTGGAGGAGCAAGAAAAAGGAAGAGACACGAACCGGCTGGCTCATGATGAAAACCCTCGGCTTCGACTTTCTCAAGCAGCTACTCGCTTTCATAAGCTCCATCTCAGGAAGCGGGAGACTTGGGGAGGGAGACTACTACATCAGCAACATCGCGGTTTATCAGGAGTTTCGGGGAAAGAAGATAGGGAAGGCACTCATGCTCGAAGCCGAGAGATTGGCCAGGGAGAGCGAAGCAAAAAGGCTGGCGCTCGATGTCGAGAGGGACAACGAAATAGCGATAGCCGTGTACAAAAAGCTCGGCTACACTATCGAGAGGGAGCACGAGATCGAGCTGGGTAGAAAGAAGTACGAGTTCTACAGAATGGTGAAGCCAACGTAG
- a CDS encoding DMT family transporter translates to MTHHYGYVGALLAAFLFGLSSTLNKLALRDVHPIVVAGSIYVTAGIVLMLLRHTPLKNRILDMLNSGAKTQKFFSGRDALILAFVILFGSFLAPLSYMIGLERTTAVNASILLNTETLFTVLIAIIFLGERSSKRTGLGILLILTGAVVVSTEDPGQASLTENLLGNILVVFSGLCWAIDNNLSKFLSLKRDLLLVTSLKGLFGGSALLSLAFLLGVPLEIPAQSVPYLLTVGSLSIGFSLVLFLFALREIGAMRTGAIFSTSTLMGAFLAFLVLGESLTPLKVLFGLLMLIGVYVLSGEEAEA, encoded by the coding sequence ATGACCCACCACTACGGCTACGTCGGGGCCCTGCTTGCGGCGTTTCTTTTTGGGCTGAGTTCGACCCTTAACAAGCTCGCCCTCAGAGACGTCCACCCAATAGTCGTCGCCGGGAGCATCTACGTTACTGCTGGAATAGTCCTTATGTTGCTCCGCCACACCCCGCTCAAAAATAGGATTCTCGATATGCTAAACTCCGGAGCCAAAACGCAGAAGTTCTTTTCAGGGCGGGATGCACTCATACTGGCGTTCGTGATTCTCTTCGGCTCGTTTCTGGCCCCTCTCTCCTACATGATCGGCCTCGAAAGGACCACCGCGGTGAACGCTTCCATTCTCCTTAACACGGAGACCCTGTTCACGGTTCTCATAGCGATCATCTTTCTAGGTGAACGCTCCTCAAAGAGGACGGGTCTGGGAATCCTCCTCATTCTCACCGGGGCAGTGGTGGTCTCCACGGAAGACCCCGGGCAGGCGAGTCTCACCGAGAACCTCCTTGGAAACATCCTCGTGGTTTTCTCTGGCCTCTGCTGGGCCATAGATAACAACCTGAGCAAGTTCCTTAGCCTCAAGCGCGATCTCCTTCTCGTGACTTCCTTGAAGGGCCTCTTTGGTGGAAGCGCGCTCCTCTCGCTTGCGTTTCTTCTAGGGGTTCCTCTGGAAATCCCTGCCCAAAGCGTCCCCTACCTCCTGACTGTCGGCTCTCTTAGCATAGGTTTTTCCCTCGTGCTCTTTCTCTTCGCCCTCAGAGAGATCGGGGCCATGCGGACGGGGGCGATTTTTTCAACCTCAACCTTAATGGGGGCATTTTTGGCATTTCTGGTCCTTGGCGAGAGTCTCACGCCCCTCAAAGTCCTCTTCGGCCTGCTGATGCTCATCGGCGTCTACGTGCTCTCCGGAGAGGAAGCGGAAGCCTAG
- the merA gene encoding mercury(II) reductase, translated as MEEYDFLIVGGGAAGFAAALKADELGAKTLMVNRGPIGGTCVNIGCVPTKYLLTALELKRRALYSPYPGLKFSVKKFDFAELVEGKDRLVRTLRKKKYEEVIENLENVEYVESSARFLSKNTVEVDGRVLGFEKALIATGSRPKVIPLKGLEEVGDRVLTHVEALNLREVPDSVIVIGGRAQALEFAQIFAGAGSRVTLLQRSIRIVPEAEPELALELEEVLSEEVEIHTSAVPKAVRKGGDGITVEAVVDGRERIFEAEYIFFATGRAPNTDGLGLENLDVRTDERGFLIVDETMQAGKNIYGAGDVIGEPMLETVAAREGFVAASNALGGEKIKMNYSVVPKVVFTDPQLASVGLTDREASKARKCVCNTVEFSSIPKARIIGEERGLIKMVVDDETGRILGVHILAHNAAEIIHEAVMILRSRMTLDDVIETLHVFPTMSEAIKLAALSFRGDISKMPCCAM; from the coding sequence GTGGAAGAGTACGATTTTCTTATAGTCGGTGGCGGTGCCGCTGGCTTCGCGGCCGCGCTGAAAGCGGACGAACTGGGAGCAAAGACGCTGATGGTCAACAGGGGGCCGATAGGCGGCACCTGCGTTAACATTGGCTGTGTCCCAACGAAGTACCTGCTCACCGCCCTTGAGCTCAAGCGCAGGGCCCTCTACAGCCCTTATCCTGGGCTTAAATTCTCTGTGAAGAAGTTCGATTTTGCTGAACTTGTTGAGGGAAAAGACCGGCTCGTCAGAACGCTTAGGAAGAAGAAGTACGAGGAGGTCATTGAAAACCTTGAAAACGTCGAGTACGTCGAGAGTTCGGCCAGGTTTCTCTCCAAGAATACCGTCGAAGTCGATGGCAGAGTCTTGGGCTTTGAGAAGGCCCTCATAGCAACCGGCTCAAGACCAAAGGTAATCCCGCTCAAAGGGCTGGAAGAGGTTGGGGACAGGGTTCTCACGCACGTCGAGGCTCTGAACCTCAGAGAGGTTCCCGATTCTGTCATAGTTATCGGCGGAAGGGCGCAGGCACTGGAGTTTGCCCAAATCTTTGCTGGGGCAGGTAGCAGGGTAACACTCCTCCAGAGGAGCATAAGGATAGTGCCTGAGGCGGAACCGGAGCTGGCGCTGGAGCTTGAGGAAGTTCTAAGCGAGGAGGTGGAGATACACACGTCCGCGGTCCCAAAGGCCGTGAGAAAGGGCGGTGATGGAATAACTGTTGAGGCTGTCGTTGACGGGAGGGAGAGGATCTTTGAGGCCGAGTACATCTTCTTCGCAACAGGAAGGGCCCCAAACACAGATGGTTTGGGCCTCGAAAACCTTGACGTTAGAACGGACGAAAGGGGCTTTCTTATCGTTGACGAGACAATGCAGGCTGGAAAGAACATCTATGGAGCAGGCGACGTCATTGGCGAACCCATGCTGGAAACTGTTGCCGCCCGCGAGGGTTTCGTAGCGGCGAGCAACGCCCTCGGCGGGGAAAAGATTAAGATGAACTACTCCGTTGTTCCAAAGGTTGTTTTCACAGACCCCCAGCTGGCGAGCGTCGGGCTGACCGACCGCGAGGCCTCAAAGGCGAGAAAATGCGTCTGCAATACCGTGGAGTTCTCAAGCATCCCGAAGGCCCGGATAATCGGGGAGGAGCGGGGGCTCATTAAGATGGTCGTGGACGATGAGACCGGCAGAATTCTCGGGGTTCACATACTGGCCCACAACGCGGCGGAGATTATCCATGAAGCTGTGATGATATTACGGAGCCGCATGACCCTTGATGACGTCATAGAGACTCTCCACGTCTTCCCGACGATGAGCGAGGCGATAAAGCTGGCGGCGCTCTCGTTTCGGGGGGATATCTCGAAGATGCCCTGCTGTGCGATGTGA
- a CDS encoding YHS domain-containing protein yields MPIDPVCGMEVDENTGFKAEYGGKVYYFCSPGCKAEFEANPEKYIGDMGGHSHHGHSHHSHHRGHRMGGCHH; encoded by the coding sequence ATGCCGATTGACCCCGTCTGCGGGATGGAAGTCGACGAGAACACCGGGTTCAAGGCCGAGTATGGCGGAAAGGTCTACTACTTCTGCTCCCCAGGATGCAAGGCCGAGTTCGAGGCGAACCCCGAGAAGTACATCGGGGACATGGGGGGCCACTCTCACCACGGGCACTCCCACCACAGCCACCACAGGGGGCACCGCATGGGCGGCTGCCACCACTGA
- a CDS encoding heavy-metal-associated domain-containing protein, protein MTEVVLKIPNMSCSHCVMRITKAIESVGAKGNVSLEEKKAVVEFDPGKVRLEDIVRAIERYGYEVEVA, encoded by the coding sequence ATGACCGAAGTCGTGTTGAAGATACCGAATATGAGCTGCAGCCACTGCGTCATGAGAATAACCAAGGCCATAGAGAGCGTCGGTGCCAAGGGAAACGTTAGCCTTGAGGAAAAGAAGGCCGTTGTGGAGTTTGACCCTGGGAAGGTGCGCCTTGAGGACATAGTCAGGGCCATCGAAAGGTACGGCTACGAAGTGGAGGTGGCCTGA
- a CDS encoding DUF302 domain-containing protein — protein MEFYYVRRFDEDLDFLWERFKKKLEEAGFLLIGERIPVAITETENGIIADYHLLFICHSELVEELVKVDPNIGALLPCTGFGYRTEEGNYLGVTLPSVAWKIAGEKVVELMRPMEEQVKRIIDSL, from the coding sequence ATGGAGTTCTACTACGTCAGGCGTTTTGACGAGGATCTCGACTTCCTCTGGGAGCGCTTCAAGAAAAAGCTGGAGGAAGCGGGCTTTCTGCTCATCGGCGAGCGTATCCCCGTTGCGATAACTGAGACGGAGAATGGAATAATAGCCGACTATCACCTGCTCTTCATCTGCCACAGTGAGCTGGTTGAGGAGCTTGTGAAGGTAGACCCTAACATAGGTGCCCTGCTCCCGTGCACCGGCTTCGGCTACAGGACTGAGGAGGGCAACTACCTCGGCGTAACCCTGCCGAGCGTCGCCTGGAAGATCGCAGGCGAGAAGGTGGTCGAGCTGATGAGGCCCATGGAGGAGCAGGTGAAGAGGATCATCGACTCCCTGTGA
- a CDS encoding CoA-binding protein, translated as MNANEFRRIALVGASPNPDKYGNVILRDLLGKGFEVFPVNPKYDEIEGLRCYRSVRELPGDVDVIVFVVPPHVGLQVAKEAVEAGFKRLWFQPGAESDEIARFLDEEGVEYSFGRCIMVETSG; from the coding sequence ATGAACGCGAACGAATTCAGGAGGATAGCTCTCGTTGGGGCAAGCCCAAACCCGGACAAGTACGGCAACGTGATACTCAGGGACCTACTTGGAAAGGGCTTTGAGGTTTTCCCGGTTAATCCCAAGTACGATGAGATTGAAGGCCTCAGGTGCTACAGGAGCGTTCGAGAGCTTCCCGGGGACGTTGACGTGATAGTTTTTGTGGTTCCGCCCCACGTTGGGCTTCAGGTCGCAAAGGAAGCCGTTGAAGCGGGTTTCAAAAGGCTCTGGTTCCAGCCGGGGGCGGAGAGCGATGAGATAGCCAGGTTCCTCGATGAGGAAGGCGTGGAGTACAGCTTTGGAAGGTGCATAATGGTCGAAACTTCGGGCTGA
- a CDS encoding FTR1 family protein gives MSVGAFLITFREALEAAIIVAIIIAYLRRTGRAGQIKDVWIGTALSVGVSLLLGIGILRLYGGLGEKELFEGIASYLAVIVLTTMIYWMATKGRNIKEEIESKVSTAIASLALIGFTFIVVFREGLETVLFLTPFMTQNPSGTLLGLVAGLAGALILAYLIYGLGMRIDLRKFFYFSSILLVFVAAGLAGYGTHELIEWAEEEGYSLGVFASTAYDLGIPSDSVWHHKGAIGSVFAVLFGYSVSMEWGRVIVQFGYLLVALYLVLRAYGKGPAMDRKRRAAESAA, from the coding sequence ATGAGCGTTGGCGCGTTCCTCATAACTTTCAGAGAGGCACTTGAGGCGGCGATAATAGTCGCCATAATAATCGCCTACCTGCGCAGAACCGGCAGGGCAGGCCAGATAAAGGACGTGTGGATAGGGACTGCCCTTTCGGTCGGGGTTAGCCTGCTCCTTGGGATAGGCATACTGAGGTTATACGGCGGGCTCGGAGAGAAGGAACTCTTCGAGGGAATAGCCTCGTATCTGGCCGTCATAGTCCTCACGACCATGATATACTGGATGGCGACGAAGGGCAGGAACATTAAGGAGGAGATAGAGAGCAAGGTGAGCACTGCCATAGCCTCCCTGGCCTTAATAGGCTTCACGTTCATTGTGGTTTTTAGAGAGGGGCTTGAGACGGTGCTGTTCCTCACACCCTTCATGACCCAGAACCCCTCGGGAACCCTGCTGGGCCTTGTGGCGGGCCTTGCCGGTGCGCTGATCCTGGCGTACCTCATCTACGGCCTCGGCATGAGGATAGACCTCAGGAAGTTCTTCTACTTCAGCTCAATACTGCTCGTGTTCGTCGCCGCTGGCCTTGCTGGCTACGGAACACACGAGCTTATTGAGTGGGCCGAGGAGGAGGGCTATTCCCTGGGCGTCTTCGCGAGCACCGCCTACGATCTCGGGATTCCATCAGACAGCGTCTGGCACCACAAGGGAGCTATAGGCTCGGTCTTCGCGGTGCTCTTTGGCTACTCCGTAAGCATGGAGTGGGGGAGGGTGATAGTCCAGTTCGGCTACTTGCTGGTGGCCCTCTACCTCGTGCTGAGGGCCTACGGTAAGGGGCCAGCCATGGATCGAAAGAGAAGGGCCGCGGAGAGTGCGGCCTAA